The following proteins are co-located in the Malus sylvestris chromosome 13, drMalSylv7.2, whole genome shotgun sequence genome:
- the LOC126597087 gene encoding cytochrome b-c1 complex subunit Rieske-3, mitochondrial-like — MLRVTGRRLSSSAVGWRLSSQTATAFVSGGCHPLFITNNSDDDSSSNFASKSPASFFLNSKIPSLVRGFSSEALAPGNDIGIFSDVPTTMSAMKNPSSKIVYDEYNHERYPFGDPSKRAFAFFILTGGRFVYASLIRLLILKFVLSMSASKDVLALASLEVHLSNIEPGTTVTVKWRGKPVFIRRRTEYDIKLANSVDVQSLRDPQ; from the coding sequence ATGCTGAGAGTCACGGGAAGAAGGCTGTCATCTTCTGCTGTGGGATGGCGGTTGTCGTCGCAGACCGCCACCGCCTTTGTCTCCGGAGGATGTCATCCACTTTTCATTACCAACAACAGTGACGACGACTCTTCCTCCAATTTCGCTTCCAAATCCCCCGCTTCATTTTTCCTCAATTCCAAAATTCCATCTCTCGTTAGAGGATTTTCCTCTGAAGCCCTCGCTCCCGGAAATGATATTGGTATTTTCTCAGACGTCCCAACTACTATGTCAGCTATGAAGAATCCTTCTTCAAAAATTGTGTACGATGAGTACAACCATGAAAGGTATCCATTTGGTGACCCCAGCAAGCGTGCATTTGCTTTTTTCATCTTGACAGGAGGCAGATTCGTGTATGCCTCCTTGATTCGGCTTCTCATCCTCAAGTTTGTACTGAGCATGTCTGCTAGTAAAGATGTTCTTGCCCTTGCTTCCCTTGAGGTTCACCTGTCCAACATTGAGCCTGGTACTACTGTTACTGTGAAGTGGAGAGGGAAGCCTGTTTTCATTAGGCGTAGAACTGAATATGACATCAAGTTGGCTAACAGTGTAGACGTTCAGTCCCTTCGTGATCCCCAATAG